A single region of the Sciurus carolinensis chromosome 14, mSciCar1.2, whole genome shotgun sequence genome encodes:
- the Ptgs1 gene encoding prostaglandin G/H synthase 1 isoform X1, which yields MSRRSIALRFPLLLFLLLLPPSRVLPVDPEAPAPVNPCCYYPCQNQGVCVRFGLDGYQCDCARTGYSGPNCTIPELWTWLRNSLRPSPTFVHFLLTHGRWFWEFVNATFIRDMLMRLVLVVRSNLIPSPPTYNIAYDYISWESFSNVSYYTRILPSVPQDCPTPMGTKGKKQLPDAQLLGRRFLLRRKFIPAPQGTNLMFAFFAQHFTHQFFKTSGKMGPGFTKALGHGVDLGHIYGDSLERQYHLRLFKDGKLKYQVLDGEVYPPSVDQAQVLMHYPRGIPPQNQMAVGQEVFGLLPGLMLYATLWLREHNRVCDLLKAEHPTWDDEQLFQTTRLILIGETIKIVIEEYVQHLSGYFLQLKFDPEMLFRVQFQYQNRIALEFNQLYHWHPLMPDSFKLGSQEYSYEQFLFNTSMLVDYGVEALVDAFSRQNAGRIGGGRNMDQHVLHVAVDVIKESREMRLQPFNEYRKRFGMKPYTSFQELTGEKEMAAELEELYGDIDALEFYPGLLLEKCLPNSIFGESMIEIGAPFSLKGLLGNPICSPEYWKPSTFGGEVGFNIVNTATLKKLVCLNTKTCPYVSFRVPNSSQDDGHVVERPSTEL from the exons TGAACCCTTGTTGTTACTATCCGTGTCAGAACCAGGGCGTCTGTGTCCGCTTCGGCCTGGACGGCTACCAGTGTGACTGTGCCCGCACGGGCTATTCTGGCCCCAACTGCACCATCC CTGAACTCTGGACCTGGCTCCGGAATTCCTTGCGGCCCAGCCCCACTTTTGTCCACTTCCTGCTCACGCACGGGCGCTGGTTCTGGGAGTTTGTCAATGCCACCTTCATCCGAGATATGCTCATGCGCCTGGTGCTCGTAG TGCGGTCcaacctcatccccagccctcccacgtACAACATAGCCTACGACTATATCAGCTGGGAGTCCTTCTCCAATGTGAGCTATTACACTCGAATTCTGCCCTCTGTGCCCCAAGACTGCCCAACGCCCATGGGGACCAAAG GGAAGAAGCAGCTGCCAGATGCCCAGCTCCTGGGCCGTCGCTTCCTGCTCAGGAGGAAGTTTATCCCTGCCCCCCAAGGCACCAACCTCATGTTTGCCTTCTTTGCACAACACTTCACCCACCAGTTCTTCAAAACTTCTGGCAAAATGGGTCCTGGCTTCACCAAGGCCTTGGGCCATGGG GTAGACCTGGGCCACATTTATGGAGACAGTCTGGAACGCCAGTATCACCTGCGGCTCTTTAAGGATGGGAAGCTCAAGTACCAG GTGCTGGACGGGGAGGTGTACCCGCCATCGGTGGACCAGGCGCAGGTGTTGATGCACTACCCACGGGGCATCCCGCCCCAAAACCAGATGGCGGTGGGCCAGGAGGTGTTTGGGCTGCTTCCCGGGCTCATGCTCTACGCCACCCTCTGGCTGCGAGAGCACAACCGTGTGTGTGACCTGCTGAAAGCCGAGCACCCTACCTGGGATGACGAACAGCTCTTCCAGACCACTCGCCTCATCCTCATAG GGGAGACCATCAAGATTGTCATTGAGGAGTACGTGCAGCATTTGAGTGGCTACTTCCTGCAGCTGAAGTTTGACCCAGAGATGCTGTTCAGAGTCCAGTTCCAGTACCAAAACCGCATCGCCTTAGAGTTCAACCAGCTCTACCACTGGCACCCGCTCATGCCCGACTCCTTCAAGCTGGGCTCCCAGGAGTACAGCTACGAGCAGTTCTTGTTCAACACCTCCATGCTGGTGGACTACGGGGTGGAGGCCCTGGTGGATGCCTTTTCTCGTCAGAATGCTGGCCGG ATCGGTGGCGGTAGGAACATGGACCAACACGTTCTGCATGTGGCTGTGGATGTCATCAAGGAGTCTCGAGAGATGCGGCTGCAGCCCTTCAATGAGTACCGCAAGAGGTTTGGCATGAAGCCCTACACCTCTTTCCAGGAGCTCACAG GAGAGAAGGAGATGGCAGCTGAGTTGGAGGAGTTGTACGGAGACATCGATGCCTTGGAGTTCTACCCGGGGCTGCTGCTTGAAAAGTGCCTACCAAACTCCATTTTTGGGGAGAGTATGATTGAGATTGGGGCTCCCTTTTCCCTTAAGGGTCTTCTAGGGAATCCCATCTGCTCTCCAGAGTACTGGAAACCAAGCACATTTGGCGGCGAGGTAGGCTTCAACATTGTCAACACGGCCACACTGAAGAAGCTCGTCTGCCTCAATACAAAGACCTGTCCTTATGTTTCCTTCCGAGTGCCAAACTCCAGTCAGGATGATGGACATGTTGTAGAGCGACCATCCACAGAGCTCTGA
- the Ptgs1 gene encoding prostaglandin G/H synthase 1 isoform X2 — protein sequence MSRRSIALRFPLLLFLLLLPPSRVLPVDPEAPAPVNPCCYYPCQNQGVCVRFGLDGYQCDCARTGYSGPNCTIPELWTWLRNSLRPSPTFVHFLLTHGRWFWEFVNATFIRDMLMRLVLVVRSNLIPSPPTYNIAYDYISWESFSNFFKTSGKMGPGFTKALGHGVDLGHIYGDSLERQYHLRLFKDGKLKYQVLDGEVYPPSVDQAQVLMHYPRGIPPQNQMAVGQEVFGLLPGLMLYATLWLREHNRVCDLLKAEHPTWDDEQLFQTTRLILIGETIKIVIEEYVQHLSGYFLQLKFDPEMLFRVQFQYQNRIALEFNQLYHWHPLMPDSFKLGSQEYSYEQFLFNTSMLVDYGVEALVDAFSRQNAGRIGGGRNMDQHVLHVAVDVIKESREMRLQPFNEYRKRFGMKPYTSFQELTGEKEMAAELEELYGDIDALEFYPGLLLEKCLPNSIFGESMIEIGAPFSLKGLLGNPICSPEYWKPSTFGGEVGFNIVNTATLKKLVCLNTKTCPYVSFRVPNSSQDDGHVVERPSTEL from the exons TGAACCCTTGTTGTTACTATCCGTGTCAGAACCAGGGCGTCTGTGTCCGCTTCGGCCTGGACGGCTACCAGTGTGACTGTGCCCGCACGGGCTATTCTGGCCCCAACTGCACCATCC CTGAACTCTGGACCTGGCTCCGGAATTCCTTGCGGCCCAGCCCCACTTTTGTCCACTTCCTGCTCACGCACGGGCGCTGGTTCTGGGAGTTTGTCAATGCCACCTTCATCCGAGATATGCTCATGCGCCTGGTGCTCGTAG TGCGGTCcaacctcatccccagccctcccacgtACAACATAGCCTACGACTATATCAGCTGGGAGTCCTTCTCCAAT TTCTTCAAAACTTCTGGCAAAATGGGTCCTGGCTTCACCAAGGCCTTGGGCCATGGG GTAGACCTGGGCCACATTTATGGAGACAGTCTGGAACGCCAGTATCACCTGCGGCTCTTTAAGGATGGGAAGCTCAAGTACCAG GTGCTGGACGGGGAGGTGTACCCGCCATCGGTGGACCAGGCGCAGGTGTTGATGCACTACCCACGGGGCATCCCGCCCCAAAACCAGATGGCGGTGGGCCAGGAGGTGTTTGGGCTGCTTCCCGGGCTCATGCTCTACGCCACCCTCTGGCTGCGAGAGCACAACCGTGTGTGTGACCTGCTGAAAGCCGAGCACCCTACCTGGGATGACGAACAGCTCTTCCAGACCACTCGCCTCATCCTCATAG GGGAGACCATCAAGATTGTCATTGAGGAGTACGTGCAGCATTTGAGTGGCTACTTCCTGCAGCTGAAGTTTGACCCAGAGATGCTGTTCAGAGTCCAGTTCCAGTACCAAAACCGCATCGCCTTAGAGTTCAACCAGCTCTACCACTGGCACCCGCTCATGCCCGACTCCTTCAAGCTGGGCTCCCAGGAGTACAGCTACGAGCAGTTCTTGTTCAACACCTCCATGCTGGTGGACTACGGGGTGGAGGCCCTGGTGGATGCCTTTTCTCGTCAGAATGCTGGCCGG ATCGGTGGCGGTAGGAACATGGACCAACACGTTCTGCATGTGGCTGTGGATGTCATCAAGGAGTCTCGAGAGATGCGGCTGCAGCCCTTCAATGAGTACCGCAAGAGGTTTGGCATGAAGCCCTACACCTCTTTCCAGGAGCTCACAG GAGAGAAGGAGATGGCAGCTGAGTTGGAGGAGTTGTACGGAGACATCGATGCCTTGGAGTTCTACCCGGGGCTGCTGCTTGAAAAGTGCCTACCAAACTCCATTTTTGGGGAGAGTATGATTGAGATTGGGGCTCCCTTTTCCCTTAAGGGTCTTCTAGGGAATCCCATCTGCTCTCCAGAGTACTGGAAACCAAGCACATTTGGCGGCGAGGTAGGCTTCAACATTGTCAACACGGCCACACTGAAGAAGCTCGTCTGCCTCAATACAAAGACCTGTCCTTATGTTTCCTTCCGAGTGCCAAACTCCAGTCAGGATGATGGACATGTTGTAGAGCGACCATCCACAGAGCTCTGA